The Suricata suricatta isolate VVHF042 chromosome 4, meerkat_22Aug2017_6uvM2_HiC, whole genome shotgun sequence genome includes a region encoding these proteins:
- the ST3GAL5 gene encoding lactosylceramide alpha-2,3-sialyltransferase — MRTKAAGGAERRPLQLRTEAAAAAPAGRAMPSEYNCVKLRSDCSRPSLQWYTRAQNKMRRPNLLLKDILKCTLLVFGVWILYILKLNYTTEECDMKKMHYVDPDRVKRAQKYAQQVLQKECRPQFAKKSMAQLFQHRYSVDLPPFVKEAPKVNEAEYKYDPPFGFRRFSSQVQSLLEILPEHDMPEHLKAKSCRRCVVIGSGGILHGLALGHALNQFDVVIRLNSAPVEGYSEHVGNKTTIRMTYPEGAPLSDLDYYSNDLFVAVLFKSVDFNWLQAMVKNETLPFWVRLFFWKQVAEKIPLQPKHFRILNPVIIKETAFDILQYSEPQSRFWGRDKNVPTIGVIAVVLATHLCDEVSLAGFGYDLNQPKTPLHYFDNLCMAAMNFQTMHNVTTETRFLLKLAKEGVVKDLSGGIHCEF, encoded by the exons CAATGCCCAGTGAGTATAACTGTGTGAAACTGAGAAGCGATTGCTCAAGACCCTCTCTGCAATGGTACACCCGAGCTCAAAACAAGATGAGAAGACCCAACTTGTTGTTGAAAGACATCCTCAA gtgtACATTGCTTGTGTTTGGAGTGTGGATCCTTTATATCCTCAAGTTAAATTATACTACTGAAGAATgtgacatgaaaaaaatgcattatgtAGACCCGGACCGTGTAAAG agagctcagaaatatgCTCAGCAAGTCTTGCAAAAGGAATGCCGGCCACAGTTTGCAAAGAAGTCCATGGCACAGTTGTTCCAGCACAGGTACAGCGTGGACTTACCGCCTTTCGTGAAAGAGGCCCCCAAAGTGAATGAAGCCGAGTACAAGTATGATCCTCCTTTTGGATTCCGGAGGTTCTCCAGCCAAGTCCAGAGCCTCTTGGAAATACTGCCTGAACATGACATGCCTGAACACTTAAAAGCAAAGAGCTGTAGGCGTTGTGTGGTCATCGGAAGTGGCGGGATACTCCACGGACTCGCGCTGGGCCATGCCCTGAACCAGTTTGATGTGGTGATAAG gttAAACAGTGCACCAGTTGAGGGATATTCAGAGCATGTTGGTAATAAAACTACTATAAGGATGACTTACCCAGAGGGCGCGCCACTGTCTGACCTTGACTATTATTCCAATGACTTGTTTGTTGCTGTTTTATTTAAGAGTGTTGACTTCAACTGGCTTCAAGCAATGGTGAAAAATGAAACCCTG ccATTTTGGGTGCGGCTCTTCTTCTGGAAGCAGGTGGCAGAAAAAATCCCACTACAGCCAAAGCATTTCAGGATTTTGAATCCAGTTATTATCAAAGAGACTGCCTTTGACATCCTTCAGTACTCAGAACCCCAGTCAAGGTTCTGGGGCCGAGATAAG aaCGTCCCCACCATCGGTGTCATTGCTGTCGTTTTAGCCACACATCTGTGTGATGAAGTCAGTTTGGCAGGCTTTGGCTATGACCTCAATCAACCCAAAACACCTTTGCACTACTTTGACAACCTCTGCATGGCTGCCATGAACTTTCAGACCATGCATAATGTGACAACAGAAACCAGGTTCCTCCTCAAGCTGGCCAAAGAGGGCGTCGTGAAGGACCTCAGCGGAGGTATCCATTGTGAATTCTGA